From Anopheles darlingi chromosome 2, idAnoDarlMG_H_01, whole genome shotgun sequence, the proteins below share one genomic window:
- the LOC125951946 gene encoding uncharacterized protein LOC125951946 — protein sequence MNSEPYRCRYTWTVAEGLEEKQISVQVGESATPDLIPLDELLDLESCLVLTDTDDRNEACEMQLSFIPLYLPRAVSLVVECPVIECYYGRLNEYLRTVHGELVYTLGDVKVFRFDLRLANDDIDELQLKFITQTTVHKPLCLYGTRLYLARNPNPLRTVMAAASSGRINVAKVQQRLQNTDLSSRAESCKRLVLGSLASSGAQNAANNNPSPSPSAAPPEIGTKRDEVDSTLLNLFSRMQTVPSSEGTVTGSAIAMMEALMKQYIDAKFAEMERLFESKMNAMERRQSDKLDQILILLQQRLCPEQSSPSPVILSPE from the exons ATGAACAGTGAACCGTACAGATGCAGATACACATGGACGGTGGCGGAAGGGCTGGAAGAGAAGCAAATAAGCGTACAAGTGGGCGAATCGGCCACACCGGATTT GATTCCACTGGATGAGCTGCTGGATCTTGAATCGTGTCTAGTACTCACCGACACTGATGATCGGAACGAGGCGTGCGAGATGCAGCTGTCCTTCATTCCGCTCTATCTTCCGCGAGCCGTTTCGCTCGTGGTCGAGTGTCCCGTGATAGAGTGTTACTACGGTCGGCTGAATGAGTATCTTCGGACGGTGCACGGTGAGCTGGTGTATACGCTGGGGGACGTGAAGGTGTTCCGTTTCGATCTTCGTCTAGCGAACGACGATATCGACGAATTGCAGCTCAAATTCATCACCCAAACGACGGTGCATAAGCCTCTCTGCTTGTACGGGACACGGCTCTATCTGGCCCGGAACCCGAACCCATTGCGCACGGTAATGGCAGCGGCCAGTAGTGGTCGCATCAATGTAGCAAAGGTCCAACAGCGGTTACAGAACACCGACCTTTCGTCTAGAGCGGAAAGCTGTAAACGGTTGGTACTGGGCTCGTTAGCTTCGTCCGGAGCACAGAATGCGGCCAACAATAACCCATCTCCTTCGCCGAGTGCCGCGCCACCGGAAATTGGAACGAAACGTGACGAAGTAGATAGCACACTGTTGAATCTCTTTAGTAGAATGCAAACCGTGCCATCCTCCGAAGGTACAGTCACTGGATCTGCTATAGCGATGATGGAAGCACTCATGAAGCAGTACATAGACGCTAAATTTGCAGAAATGGAACGATTGTTTGAGAGTAAAATGAACGCCATGGAACGGCGCCAAAGTGACAAGCTTGATCAAATCCTTATCCTACTGCAGCAGAGACTGTGTCCTGAACaatcctccccttccccagtGATATTGTCCCCAGAATGA
- the LOC125951947 gene encoding histone RNA hairpin-binding protein: MALLQKDMQRKADSAGGLNDSKHDKSWYDITMEEEEQMTKTTERETRMKESQKSKKVTATTSSSDSDEPSTGMSNRQIEIDFLDSANVKKYKKLVESEKIKSPFKRRHSGEVTSDDSADEDNVQIALNKDGSGAGFAPNRGSGFYDRHSMYSKKSKKHEDDHGNGGFRLRTESSSSSGASSQNSGRRQILEYETDEAVLARRQKQIDYGKNTLGYTNYIEQVPRDERTKDHPRTPQKHFKYSRRGWDAMIKIWRKQLHCFDPNSALENNNE, from the exons ATGGCG TTGCTCCAGAAAGATATGCAACGGAAGGCTGACAGTGCTGGCGGCTTGAACGATAGTAAACATGACAAATCCTGGTACGATATAacgatggaggaggaagagcaaaTGACTAAAACTACCGAACGGGAGACACGCATGAAA GAATcacaaaagagcaaaaaagtGACCGCTACAACCAGCTCCAGCGATTCCGACGAGCCATCGACCGGTATGTCTAACCGACAAATCGAGATCGATTTTTTGG ATTCGGCAAATGTGAAAAAGTACAAAAAGCtggtggaaagtgaaaaaattaaatcaccTTTCAAGCGGCGTCATTCCGGAGAAGTGACCAGCGACGATAGTGCCGATGAGGATAACGTACAGATAGCGTTAAACAAAGATGGCTCTGGAGCCGGTTTTGCTCCCAATCGTGGCTCCGGTTTTTACGATCGGCACAGTATGTACTCGAAGAAGAGTAAGAAACACGAAGACGATCACGGTAATGGGGGATTCCGTTTGCGGACTGAAAGTTCAAGTTCCTCCGGAGCGTCAAGCCAGAACAGTGGTCGCCGACAAATACTGGAGTATGAAACGGATGAGGCGGTTCTTGCGCGTCGTCAGAAACAGATCGATTACGGCAAGAATACACTCGGGTACACCAACTATATCGAGCAAGTGCCACG TGATGAACGTACCAAAGATCACCCAAGAACGCCACAGAAGCATTTCAAGTACAGCCGACGAGGTTGGGATGCCATGATCAAGATTTGGCGTAAGCAGCTGCACTGCTTCGATCCTAACAGCGC GTTGGAGAACAACAACGAATGA
- the LOC125951945 gene encoding protein dispatched: MQWYYKLQARRPHLVLAGVASFSITCIVVALCTRKLPNFDDPTLGFEARGTSIGKRWTAWRNLLEETSSSGRLVANPKELTLGTVTSTKQWNRAGGTSYGRKAEKAGKFKKKDPSGEGRKKGSSKGQNTSNKSTRRTEETIAHNHTESIASTGIGEIISFQEYDNDTEETHRGRPEVWEYGHNRTYYAEEVSKKMIAGKRDNWNSLRKLRPPPEPIEMHIPSDGFFCESPNKEYAHLVVQRINYNLNETLFELNAFLALCELEQRIVGVQHYEDICQRELASGDSCCRPWSIVNYVTFLSNKSSCFELNEEDVAMVKTLLFDCFPYYRSMKLSNDCLRFSCTAPSECQQHNAVYNILHYLASSDFIRQNESAEFLNATMIFLPVARSTKSMEFYHSISQVNLANDLVSVVAMDLGLKNALFDECLLRDGWLIGLGGIFIVLCMWIYTSSLFVTIMTVTAVAFSLGIAYFVYSVIFELTFFPFMNLLAVIVVVGIGADDAFIFLKIWKCTIADRMKKAANGNGIVIPVVPPTTLTSRSIGDVGDIPDTLVDIMGSTLRHAALSMLVTSATTAAAFYASYVSSITAVRCFGIFSGTAVMANYLLMVTWLPAAVSIAERISCFLLLKPITRVTTAHRCSLAPPFVAFARFSRHVEDTIIGLVVNMPLLWIALLGSIGILSGVLVLYWPKLRLPDSPDFQLFISNHPFERYDSEFKDMFWFEKMYTTTESFKIPLRFVWGVLPVDRGNFLDPEARGSLYFDDTFNMSAPESQRWLLQFCQRIKNQTFYQTSYGLLLPNCFIFNFINFMARRCNDSMGEIDRTPCCEVSPFPFTSDVFDQCLPDSISSLYETPREFFIPGVAGPKFARSSFVIDNAKEQQTREATGKTDKMVKAVVIEYESTQIFSMSYTEIDSFVRTVEAWLAEQLLDAPATMANAWFISELEFFDLQDTLSTGTLVAIAMAMAVALLVLMVVTLNVLISLYAIVTVTFTILTTVAVLVLLGWKLNVLESVAVSTAIGLAVDFSLHYGVHYRLSSEPDRHSSTLFSLRRMLGPTAMAAITTGSAGALMLPSNVLAYIQIGVFLVIVMSISWVYATFFLMSLLRVAGPQYGFGQFRYPKLLLGGTGNIARSDGASSKLSTELDADTPGPVHRHHHQHHQHQGIVTEQLLSNSSSAAGDLVGSESHELDSLTSNSLIKPNMLDLARPINFDRAFRKQYSLPREQSPSTASAITMVLPDDVDVRVVGTGSNTGT; encoded by the exons atgcagTGGTACTACAAGCTTCAAGCCCGCCGTCCCCACCTGGTGCTGGCAGGCGTCGCATCGTTCTCTATAACTTGTATCGTCGTCGCCCTGTGCACTCGCAAGCTGCCCAACTTCGATGATCCTACTTTA GGTTTCGAGGCACGCGGAACCTCGATCGGCAAACGGTGGACCGCGTGGCGCAATCTTCTGGAGGAAACTTCGTCCTCCGGGCGATTGGTTGCCAATCCCAAGGAGTTAACGCTTGGCACCGTTACCAGCACAAAGCAGTGGAACCGCGCCGGTGGAACGTCGTACGgtcggaaagcggaaaaagcaggaaaatttaaaaagaaagaTCCTTCcggcgaaggaagaaaaaaaggctcTTCAAAAGGTCAGAATACCAGCAACAAGAGCACACGCCGGACCGAGGAGACAATTGCCCACAACCACACAGAATCGATTGCCAGCACCGGCATTGGCGAAATTATTAGCTTCCAGGAGTACGACAATGACACAGAGGAGACACATAGGGGCCGACCAGAGGTGTGGGAATATGGCCACAATCGAACGTATTATGCCGAAGAGGTCAGCAAGAAGATGATAGCAGGAAAGCGAGATAATTGGAATTCCCTGCGAAAGTTGAGACCTCCTCCCGAACCCATTGAAATGCACATTCCTTCCGATGGGTTTTTCTGCGAATCGCCTA ACAAAGAGTATGCCCACCTGGTGGTCCAGCGTATTAATTACAATCTAAACGAGACGCTGTTCGAATTGAACGCTTTTCTGGCGCTGTGTGAGCTTGAGCAACGTATCGTTGGTGTCCAGCATTACGAGGACATTTGCCAGCGTGAGCTGGCGTCCGGAGATAGTTGCTGTAGGCCATGGTCCATCGTAAATTACGTTACCTTTCTCTCCAACAAATCCTCCTGCTTCGAGCTGAACGAGGAAGACGTTGCCATGGTAAAAACGCTACTGTTCGATTGCTTTCCGTATTATCGCAGCATGAAGTTGAGCAACGACTGCTTACGGTTTAGCTGTACGGCACCCAGCGAATGTCAGCAACACAACGCCGTGTACAACATTCTGCACTATCTGGCAAGCTCGGATTTCATTCGACAAAAC GAATCGGCTGAATTTTTAAATGCCACCATGATTTTCCTGCCAGTCGCAAGGAGCACGAAGTCAATGGAGTTTTACCACAGCATCAGCCAGGT CAATCTAGCTAACGATCTGGTGTCGGTTGTTGCTATGGATCTTGGCCTCAAAAATGCTCTGTTTGATGAATGTTTACTGCGCGACGGCTGGTTGATCGGGCTGGGAGGTATCTTTATAGTGCTTTGCATGTGGATCTACACCAGTTCGTTGTTTGTCACGATCATGACCGTGACGGCGGTTGCTTTTTCCCTCGGCATAGCGTACTTCGTATACTCGGTCATATTTGAGCTCACATTCTTTCCCTTTATGAACCTGCTAGCGGTGATTGTCGTTGTCG GTATTGGGGCAGATGATGCTTTTatctttttgaaaatttgGAAGTGCACTATTGCCGATCGGATGAAGAAGGCGGCGAATGGTAACGGTATCGTCATACCGGTGGTACCGCCAACGACGCTTACATCGCGATCCATCGGAGACGTCGGTGACATTCCCGATACGCTAGTAGACATTATGGGTAGCACACTGCGCCATGCTGCTCTATCGATGCTCGTAACCtcggcaacgacggcggcagccTTCTACGCCTCGTATGTTAGCTCCATTACGGCCGTAAGATGTTTCGG CATCTTTTCTGGCACGGCTGTAATGGCGAATTATTTGCTGATGGTAACCTGGCTGCCGGCTGCCGTTTCGATTGCGGAACGCATTTCTTGCTTCTTGCTGCTCAAACCAATCACACGAGTAACAACGGCTCACCGTTGTAGCTTAGCGCCACCATTCGTAGCATTCGCTCGCTTCAGCCGGCATGTGGAAGACACCATCATTGGGTTGGTGGTGAACATGCCGCTACTTTGGATTGCTCTGTTAG GTTCGATTGGTATACTTAGCGGTGTATTGGTGCTGTACTGGCCAAAGCTGCGGCTGCCAGATTCACCCGATTTTCAACTTTTTATCAGCAATCACCCATTCGAACGGTACGATAGTGAGTTCAAGGATATGTTTTGGTTCGAGAAGATGTACACC ACGACGGAAAGCTTCAAAATACCACTCCGATTCGTGTGGGGCGTACTACCAGTCGACCGAGGGAACTTTCTTGATCCGGAGGCCCGTGGTAGTCTCTACTTTGACGATACCTTTAACATGAGCGCCCCGGAATCGCAACGCTGGTTGCTGCAGTTCTGTCAACGCATCAAGAACCAAACCTTCTACCAGACAAGCTACGGATTGCTGTTGCcaaactgttttatttttaactttaTCAACTTTATGGCCCGGCGCTGTAACGATTCGATGGGCGAGATTGATCGCACCCCGTGCTGCGAAGTGTCACCGTTTCCCTTCACATCGGACGTCTTTGATCAGTGCCTACCGGATTCGATATCTTCGCTGTACGAAACACCGAGGGAATTTTTCATTCCGGGCGTAGCAGGACCGAAATTCGCACGAAGCTCTTTTGTAATCGACAATGCTAAGGAGCAGCAGACACGAGAAGCGACAGGGAAGACCGACAAGATGGTGAAAGCCGTCGTGATCGAGTATGAAAGCACGCAAATCTTTAGCATGTCCTACACGGAGATCGATTCATTTGTGCGCACCGTGGAGGCCTGGCTGGCGGAACAGCTGCTGGACGCACCGGCTACGATGGCAAACGCATGGTTTATCAGTGAGTTGGAATTTTTCGACCTCCAGGATACCCTGTCAACCGGTACGCTCGTAGCGATCGCTATGGCCATGGCCGTCGCACTGCTCGTGCTGATGGTCGTCACGTTGAATGTGCTGATATCGCTTTACGCCATCGTGACCGTTACCTTCACTATACTGACGACGGTGGCCGTTCTGGTGTTGCTCGGTTGGAAGTTGAACGTGCTCGAGAGCGTTGCCGTAAGCACGGCGATCGGGCTGGCGGTCGACTTTAGCTTGCACTACGGGGTGCACTACCGGCTATCGTCCGAACCAGACCGCCATTCATcgacccttttttcccttcgccgTATGTTAGGTCCCACGGCGATGGCAGCCATTACGACGGGCAGTGCGGGCGCCCTGATGCTGCCATCGAATGTCTTGGCTTACATACAGATTGGTGTGTTTCTCGTGATCGTCATGTCAATCAGTTGGGTGTACGCTACGTTCTTCCTCATGAGCTTGCTGCGAGTAGCCGGTCCACAGTACGGGTTTGGTCAGTTCCGGTATCcgaagctgctgcttggtggtACTGGTAATATTGCACGGAGTGACGGAGCTAGCAGTAAGCTAAGCACTGAGCTCGATGCCGATACTCCAGGGCCTgttcatcgacatcatcatcaacatcatcaacatcagggTATCGTTACGGAGCAGTTGCTCTCCAATTCTAGCTCGGCTGCCGGTGATCTCGTTGGTTCCGAGTCGCACGAACTGGATTCATTAACATCAAACTCGCTCATCAAACCGAACATGCTCGACCTAGCACGACCGATCAATTTTGACCGAGCGTTCCGCAAACAGTATTCCCTACCGCGAGAACAGAGTCCCTCTACGGCCAGTGCAATTACGATGGTACTGCCAGATGATGTTGACGTGCGAGTTGTAGGTACCGGTTCTAACACTGGTACATGA